The Candidatus Methylomirabilota bacterium genome segment AAGACCGGGCAGGCGGTCAAAGGCTACTTCCTGAACGTCAAGGGTCCTGAGTTGCTGAACAAGTATGTCGGCGAGACGGAGCGGCAGATCCGGGAGATCTTCGGCAGGGCTAAGGAGAAGGCCACCGAGGGATCGCCGGTAGTTATCTTCTTTGACGAGATGGATTCTCTCTTCCGGACTCGCGGTTCTGGCATCTCTTCGGATATAGAGTCCACGATCGTTCCGCAGTTCCTGGCGGAACTCGATGGCGTGGAGGGGCTCAAGCACGTCATTGTCATCGGGGCCTCGAACCGACAGGACCTCATTGACCCGGCTGTCCTGCGTCCGGGACGGTTCGATGTGAAGATTAAGATCGACCGCCCCGACCAGAGCGCGGCCCATGAGATCTTTGCGAAGTACCTGACGCCTGAGCTGCCGTTTGCAGCGGCGGAGATCAAGGCCCATGGAACGCCCGAAAAGACGGCGGCAGCCATGACTGCGGCGGCCATTCAGCTTCTGTACGCCACAGTCCCGGAGCACCGCTTCCTGGAGGTTACCTACGCCTCCGGCCAGCAGGAAACACTCTACTTTAAGGATTTCGCCTCGGGAGCCATGATCGAATCGATCTGCACAAGGGCCAAAAAGCGAGCGGTCAAAAGGATGATCGCGACGGGTATCAAGGGCCTGACGGTCGAAGACCTGCTTGATGCAGTCCGGACTGAATTCAGGGAGAATGAAGATCTGCCGAATACCACCAATCCGGACGACTGGGCCAAGATTGCCGGGCGGCGAAGCGAGCGCATCGTGAATGTGCGGACAGTCTTCGACCGTGAAGAGAAAAAGTCCCGCAAGGTTGAAACCATCTCCACCGGCCACTATCTGTGACGAGGTCTTGAACTCATCCTGGCCGGGCCGGGGATTTTCATTCACGAGGACACATGGCGATCGAAAAGATCATGGGAACCGAGACTGAGTTAGGGATCAGCGCAAAGGATCCCTCCGGTTTCGATCCCGTATCCAGTTCCATCCTGTTGATTAATAGCCATCGCCCCCTCGCTGAGGTGAAGGCGATCTGGGATTATACAGGCGAGAACCCGCTCCTCGATGCCAGAGGATTCGAGGTGAGCGGAGAGCGCGAAAGGCCAAGCCAGCAGGATAATCGCACCATCAATAAGCTGCTTCGAAACGGCGGCCGCCTCTATGTTGACGGGGCCCACCCCGAATACTCGACGCCGGAGTGTACCAACGCCCGGGACGTGGTCTGTTACGAGAAGGCCGGCGAGCGGACCTTCGAACTGTGCCTGGCTGCAGCCAACCTGACCTTGCCGGAGCGGCAGCGGATCTTCATCTACAAGAATAATAGCGACGGGAAGGGAAACAGCTACGGCAACCATGAAAACTACTTGATGGAACGGCGGGTTCCATTCGAGCAGATTGTCCAGGGGCTTGCGCCGTTCCTGGTGACCCGTCAGATCTTTGCGGGCGCAGGCAAGGTTGGGGTCGAAAACGGCGGCGCGCGTTGCGACTTTCAGATCTCTCAACGGGCCGACTTCTTCGAGACTTTTATCGGCCTTGATACTATGGCCAAGCGGCCGATCATCAACACCCGCGATGAGCCCCACGCCGACGAGGAGAAGTACCGCCGCCTGCACGTCATCGTCGGCGATTCCAACAT includes the following:
- a CDS encoding proteasome accessory factor PafA2 family protein; the encoded protein is MAIEKIMGTETELGISAKDPSGFDPVSSSILLINSHRPLAEVKAIWDYTGENPLLDARGFEVSGERERPSQQDNRTINKLLRNGGRLYVDGAHPEYSTPECTNARDVVCYEKAGERTFELCLAAANLTLPERQRIFIYKNNSDGKGNSYGNHENYLMERRVPFEQIVQGLAPFLVTRQIFAGAGKVGVENGGARCDFQISQRADFFETFIGLDTMAKRPIINTRDEPHADEEKYRRLHVIVGDSNMSEVATYLKVGTTAIVLAMVEDGVIKRDLALEDPVRAIKEISHDITCRRRVRLKRGKEFSAIEIQREYLDLALEYYQGRERSPQVADLLEKWQYVLDKLAEDPMTLNRELDWVIKHGLITSYINRKGCSFD